From the Cucumis sativus cultivar 9930 chromosome 5, Cucumber_9930_V3, whole genome shotgun sequence genome, the window gttttgttgacaAATGGAACATTTCTCGATGTGAGTGTTTACATTGACCTTCATACTGCTACAAAATAGCTCacctattattttttttgtaggttCTAAGAAACCCAAATTCCctcccaaaacaaaatcatcgAATTTATGCAATATAGTAGAAATCAAGGAGGAAGTTTGCGGTATCACCAATCGTTCTTTGTAGAATAATTTCCATCAACACAACTTATCGTGTTGTATGTCATTACTTGGAACAATATGGGAGTCagtttttatgattttgacCTAAACTTACATAGATGGTGGTTTGAACCATGACGGAAGCTAGGTCCGCCACCAACAATAGTCACAACTCATCCATCGTTTTATTTTCCAACCTCAGTCGATATTGAATCTCAAAATCATATCCCAGCAGCCTCACTTTAATAACCCATTTTTATAGTTCAGTTGTACCTCACTTGTCAAGGAAAAAATTTAGTGCATAGTCCATTCAAACCAGTGTGCTGACAACACAATAGCCATGAGTTCCCTTTCATATGCAGGCTTGGTGCAAGTTCGTTCAAACAGTGTCTAACTAAAAGGCTATAAGACTTTGTTGCTGAGATAAAGGTTCGCTGAGGCCTAGGCCTCTTCTTGAACATTTGTTTGAGCCCGCTTTTGGCCTCTGGGTTCTCTGCATCCTCTTTAAATTCTATCGTATTTCTAACAGAAATTTTAGTTCTCTTCagttatatatgtgtgtaatTCTCCTctgaattttgtttgaaaacaaTTCTTCCCTCCATTCTACTATCAAGTCACAACTAATTCATCCATTGGACACTCGTAACTTTtacatttcaaataaaaattttaatgacATCACTATGGAATAATGTTtgtaatacaaataaaatagcaTAGCACATATCACagcttttttaattttggaagaaagtttaCCTAGCACTAGGGCAGCACCAATCCAGCCGGTCAATCCCCACCTTTCACCAAGAAGGATCCAGGCAAAACTACCACCCCAAACTGGCTCCAAGCTGTAAATAATGGCAGTTTCGGTGGCAGATACATCGCACATGGCAGCCATCTGGAAAATCGTATATGGCTTTGCTAAGAAGTCATGGACTAAGATTCACTACTTTTCATTGTTGCGTGGAAAAGGCAACTctcattttaatcaaattttcagATACATTTACTTCACAAAGTATTTTATGTAGATGTAGACTacaattgaaataatttagatCAATTCCTTGGGATTCAAAATCCTAATGTTTCCCTTGAAGTAGTTGGTAATTCAACAAGACTTCGAAAGACAAATTGAAACATTCATTTTACAATTAGCAAAGAACTTTTAGGACTCAGTAAAGGCTGATGAGGCAATTAAGTTACagaatgaataaaataataaaagaaggaaCACCCCAAACAGAAAGATCAGTCAAATTGAATAGTAACTCAAAGGAAAAgcaaaactcaaattaaaattttatatagagATAAAATGAGAAGACATACCTCTAGCCACAGGCAAAAACCAGTGGACAATAAGCCTGTGTACAGAGCAGGTACCCAAGGAAACATGAACACCCAATCTAAATATGTTTTCCAATTCCATGACTCACTAATTGTTTCCGTTCCATTAATCCATCTCCAAATAAAATACCACAGGATTGACAGAATAGAAACAACACAAACCTGAAAGAGTAATTAAAATCACTCAAACCGTGCAGCAAAAGTAACaccaccttttttttcttttaatttatttataggaGTAACACCACTGCCTCCCAGCATCTACTATTTATGAGAAAATATTAACCTCGTATGCAAGGAGTGGCAAGAATTTATCCTTATCTATACGTCTTGAAATATGCTCTGTTCTTAGCATATGAACACCGAAAAATATTGCACTCATGAAGTTCAAAAGATCTCCCACCTGAATAAATCATAGGAATTAGTTGAATGTGTTGTCTATACATAtatcaaaatctcaaaatctcaaaatcagAGCATTagaaaatctcaaattattgataatattttgcaaaattattacaagtttgaaattaaacatACACAAGGAGGGGATCCACTGGATTCAAGCATAGCGACTCCAACAACTGACATGAGAGCTCCGAACCAGGTACGAGCAGGAACAATGGCCCCTAAAAGTCCATCAAGTAAAGGAACTACGAGTACCTGATTATTTGATACACAAGTACCTTAATCAACATTATAATGGCAAGAAAGGTTACTACATCATATACCATACGTATAATTCCAAATATTACCGTCAGCATTGATATGAAGGATGCTCGCCCAGCATCAGATGTTATAAGTCCAAATGCCTGCATCAAGTACCCTAAACTAACCCAGAAACCTAACTCGATTCCAGCATCGCGGATCTCAACATCATCCCATTTATCCAATACAAGTGGAACAAATGGAATAGCAGTCATGGCAAACCGTACAACATTGAAGGTTGCAGGATCCACTAATTCTTCAACCTCTTTCACAACTGGAATACTGCTAGCTACAACAAccaaaatttggaaatattgAATGGTATTTTAGTTGAAGATCTCAAGAATTCCTTACTATattaaaggaagaaaactTCAAGACTTTTGTAATTGTAgctaatgttttttttttttaaatgaaattgtatAACCTTTTTAATAGTaggaaaattttgtattttgtggaAAACTTCCTGACCAACCTTAGATGAtagagaaggagaaaaaaaaaacttaatccttttcttttcttcttcttcttcttcatctttcaataagaaaatagGTTCCATAAAGAGAAGTgaaactataataaaatttgccTAACATATATTTCACAAGTTCTCTACTATAACAATCATTCTAGAAATACCATGGGGTATTTGACCACCAACTTCATAAGTTGATGTAAAACAACTCATCTTCAATAGTAACATTGTGCTCAAGTTTGCACATTTGTCAAAGAATTTCATCTTcccttatttttctattttgaacaTTGATCAAGAACGCCACCTTCCAATTCTACACCCCAAACACAGATTTATGAACTCCAACATATTAGCTCTAGACTTAATAACTCAATTTAATACCCAAACACCTTTAATAGTGTACATACATTGTGATTCACAGAAAGATACTATGTTGAGAACACTAGAACCAGGTATTATAGGCGGTGGGAGGGTACCATGGTTGCTACAAATTGCATTATGACTCAACAGCATACAAATTTAAGTGATCAATCCAAATTAACAGGACTGCCACAAATACATGGACCTCAACTTTCAGATTTTACATTAGGCTGGAATATCctaaattaaacacttatTCTTTTTGGGTAGATTCAAACCGAACAGAAGAATCAATACAAAGTCTCATCTGCCTACTGCTGAATAAAAGCATTCAAGCACAGAAGTGTACGAATTCCGGTTCAGCATAGTTATATCTGACATACTTGGTGGACATTCTTACCATTAATTCAGATTATCAACAACTGATCTAATAAATACGTGGGTGTTCATCAAAGAGAAGCGCACCATAAACAATTGTGACGACGTTGAGCAAAATGATACTCCTAACTTTCTTCGAGGCAAAAAAGATCCTTCGCCAAAGAGAACGCTTATCAAATAAAGACACCAAAGAGAGAATCACACTGTTACGCGGTCGAATCGGATTAGAAGAGACCCGAACAAGCTCATGCCCTTGGCAATCTCCAAGAACGACCGATTTCGAATTCTTGGGCCGCGGGGAATTGGAGTTTTGAGCATAAACAGCGCAACGACGAGTTGCGGAATCAATCACAGGAGATCGTTTGCAgtaatagaaaatgaaattggatgTGGAGGATGGAAAAATGGGAAATTTGAGGTTGATTGAAGCAGTGTGAAGAGATGAACTCCATTGAAATGGGGCTCCCATGGCTCACTCCGATCGGACCAGCATATTCTTACGGTTCGTGTGTACCAAATTTTTTGGAGTTCACTTGGTATAGAAATATCGGCCATGTTCTTATTTCTGAACTTCAATTGTCTCTTCTTCTCGAAAAGCCAATTGCTTAACGGCACGTTCACAAAGTTGCTTTCACAATGctacaaataaattttggatgTTCATGAAatgttttctcttcttttctttcttgaagaagaaaatgtagCATTGGATATCCATCACACGAAAGCCCGTTTGAATTCTAATCCATTCTCATTAATCCGTGTTGGTTATGACCATCTCCTGACCCCATTGTCACTCACGTCTTAATGAGTCAAGCTCGGACCTGATTTCATGAAATCAGCCCTATGTTTGAATTCTATTTCGTGACTTTGAACTTCAAGCcgtattaattcaaataacgaTGTACCAAGGCATATTTCAATCGTGATAGGGACACCAAAGCGATCCTAGGTGAACTTGATAAAACTACCTCGATTTTTAGCAAAGTCACAATTTTACATACCTCTATccttattggttgagttaaAAGTTGTGCCCTCGTTGACCGATTGTGTACTAGTTAGACATATCTAGTGCACTTTTAAGTTCGGTGTTGTTCACCAATTGATTGAATCTTATCCGTACGTGGCCTACCAACACATATTACTATCTTTGGTGGTAGGATCACACAGTCCATGTACCCTGCACGCTTCTTCCATTCAAACAAATGTTTGATTAGATATATTGGTTCTGCATATGATAGGTTGAGGGATTTCACGTTGTACACTGAGGATAAGAATGTAGATGAGAATAACAAATTTAGCAACACATACAAGAAAAGATATAGCTTGTGAATGAAAGAAACAATCTGTTTGGATGAGGAGGATATAAATAATTCTTAGGAAGCACATGTCTTagatacaaaaaacaatacacACCATTACTAGGTTCGTACAAGCAGATGGGAATCAAGGTTCGACTATACAACATATAAACTTGCTAACAAAGAACTGAAAACCTTAGTACGGCATCGAGACATCTACCATGTACAAGTGCATTGTAAAGCTCACGATCACATACAGTCTGGAACAATGATAGATGCAAATagaatatttttgtcaaagaGTGCATTGAAAGATGAACTATCGATGGACAccatcaaagaaaattttaaatatcatgtGTTAAAGTCATCTATATGAAATTGTTGGTTGTTGTATGCAAAGGAGATGACTATACTGGGAGACCACATGTAACTACAATTTGTGAAAGcctaatatttaaaattgtcaaGTACTATAACATTTATACATATTCCTAAAGGGATAAGAGCCCTACACAGTGGAAGATTTAACATAAACTTtaactcaatttaatttaggatCTAAAAATATCAGTACATTGGAAATAGTATCGAAACAAATTTATATGGCAAAGCAtgctttcaaattaaatacagAGAATAGGAAAGGAATACTTACGTTGCTAAATCATTGGGACACCACCACTTGGAGACTTCCTTATTCTCTAAGCTAAGATTTTGGTTTGTGGaaccaaaattgaaatggaaaaatgtaGCAAAAATTGAGAGGTACAGAGTTTTTCAGAATTCACAAACACCTCCGTATCTTTCATACCAATATCTCCTAAAGAAGAGAGAAGTTAAAGAATATATAGGAATGTAGAAAAACCACTTGGTCTTGttcccaaaatgataagcatattgagttGACAATCTATACAAATCGAAGAACAATCTTTggcaaacaaaattttataatacactcaggattaagactaagttacctaggtcatcctaatcAAATAGAAACCTTACAAGCTtacggagttacatctagtggttactattttgtggtctagtcttatgcaaactcattgtgTAGGATATCCTCACCCATATGTCACCTACATGAACACGTTGGATCATTACGTTTGTATAAAATACAAAGTGggtcgtatccatagtgttaccaagataaggtacccagcattatccctatactataaaTCCTTTAAGTTgtatctcgaacattgatccatgtatgtctctacatactattcaagACCCATCAAATTagtttaggatgttagttaattggatttagtttattaagacaaaactaataatataatcaataacacttattcaaattataataataacattttattaataacgagTAAAAATGATTACATTTACTATCTATgagttttagaacataaaaccTAATAATTTCTAATTACTAATTAATCACAATCACAAGTATGTTAGAGCATTCGTAGTCGATCGTTTGATAGCATACAAAGTTGGAGGTGTTAGTGGAATGTACAAACCCAAACACATCTCAAACGACAGTAGAAGAGAGTTTAGAGTGAACATTAGTTATGATAAGGCGTGAGGGGCATAATGGTCTTTTCCTAagatcttttcattttattaaattttaaataaaaaggggagataattttttctcttcctctccttCCTCATGCTTTTAGAGACATCAGCCGGCCCCCTTATGTTGAAATGCGTTTTTTGTCAACCATCTCTCTCTTGCACGCTGGGAATGACGCAACTCGTTGATAATAGCAACTCGTTGATAATAGCAACATCTGCATCGCTTGTCTGCTACACCTCCTATGGTGCCCACGCTGCACCTTTGTTCATCAATTGTTGATGCGCTACTCGA encodes:
- the LOC101219169 gene encoding uncharacterized protein LOC101219169 isoform X1, which encodes MGAPFQWSSSLHTASINLKFPIFPSSTSNFIFYYCKRSPVIDSATRRCAVYAQNSNSPRPKNSKSVVLGDCQGHELVRVSSNPIRPRNSVILSLVSLFDKRSLWRRIFFASKKVRSIILLNVVTIVYASSIPVVKEVEELVDPATFNVVRFAMTAIPFVPLVLDKWDDVEIRDAGIELGFWVSLGYLMQAFGLITSDAGRASFISMLTVLVVPLLDGLLGAIVPARTWFGALMSVVGVAMLESSGSPPCVGDLLNFMSAIFFGVHMLRTEHISRRIDKDKFLPLLAYEVCVVSILSILWYFIWRWINGTETISESWNWKTYLDWVFMFPWVPALYTGLLSTGFCLWLEMAAMCDVSATETAIIYSLEPVWGGSFAWILLGERWGLTGWIGAALVLGGSLTVQILASSSTKSCKDETSKNKEFHGLLSSSDEHSLTTSPIVITRVKNIADHLK
- the LOC101219169 gene encoding uncharacterized protein LOC101219169 isoform X2; translation: MTAIPFVPLVLDKWDDVEIRDAGIELGFWVSLGYLMQAFGLITSDAGRASFISMLTVLVVPLLDGLLGAIVPARTWFGALMSVVGVAMLESSGSPPCVGDLLNFMSAIFFGVHMLRTEHISRRIDKDKFLPLLAYEVCVVSILSILWYFIWRWINGTETISESWNWKTYLDWVFMFPWVPALYTGLLSTGFCLWLEMAAMCDVSATETAIIYSLEPVWGGSFAWILLGERWGLTGWIGAALVLGGSLTVQILASSSTKSCKDETSKNKEFHGLLSSSDEHSLTTSPIVITRVKNIADHLK